ATGTTCTTCATTATTCATTCCttttttccagcttagtccctttattcatcagagttCACCACAGCTGCCAATAAAGCAACTACATTGACCTTGatctattatcattatttttgtcctgttatttatttttaatggggCGTCACGGGTAGCACAGTcgactcacagcaaaaaggtcaccggttcgagccccggctgggtcagttggtgtttctgtgtggagtttgcatgttctccctgcgttcgctctgctttcccccacagtccaaacacatgcggtacaggtgaattgggtaggctaaattgtccatagtgtatgagtgtgtgtgtggatgtttcccagagatgggttgcggctggaagggcatccgctgcgtaaaaacttgctggataagtcggcggttcattccgctgtggcgaccccggattaataaagggactaagccgacaagaaaatgaatgaatgaatgatttcattaatttgatgatgttaatattgtATACACAGtaaaaacatctgtaaattagcagtgtCCCATATTTTgcgctttatttattatttttcccgtttatttctgcttttgagttgcattatgggatcttgatcatTCTTACTGCAACTTTAAAccttgaaatgttgtataaagtGTCTTCTCTGCACATGTGTAATAGTCTGCAGTGCTtaattgtgtgtgttggtgtatATTACACTGCAAACAGCTTGTGATAAACTGCTGCACATTCTCTgtaattttacacacttatttctctagatatcatttattatgttattttaaaacactaaaatgccactaaaagtcactttgttaaactgcagagttgaatttttaacgaCAGAAgtggacaaagcagagatcaacatcccataatgcaattcaccaccgctAACAAACACAAAATACCGAAATGTCATTAACAGATGCTTTTTAGAGTGCAGATTTCACCCAATGTTGAGGTAAaacaaccctgcatttttactccagtgtgtgtgtttagatatTCTCCCTGGtttcttcagtgtgtgtgtgtgtgtgtgcaagaaaAAAATTAGATACACAGtgtaaaatatttccaaaattcaAACTTCAGAGGTGTTCTTGAAGCATCCTTGCAGGTTTTGCTGTCTTTAttgtacatcatcatcatcatcatcatcatcatcatcatctcctcATGGTGAACCCCCAGATCCGGGTCACCGCCGCCTCTGCAACTCCAGCATTTCTACATAAGTGGACCACGTGTTTCCTCGGACACATCTCTTGAAAAGCTGAGGTTTTACACAAATAGACAGAGATGTGCGTTCATTAGACATGAATAATAACATGACTTCATGcaatgctgcgtcccaattctcCTACTATCCACCCTGAAGAGAATTGCAAAATTATTTTCTCAAACTGTAGTATgtagaggcgaggcagtggcgcagtaggtagtgctgtcgcctcacagcaagaaggtcgctggttcaaacctcggctcagttggcgtttctgtgtggagtttgcatgttctccctgccttcgcgtgggtttcctctgggtgctccggtttcccccacagtccaaacacatgcagtacaggtgaattgggtagactaaattgtccgtgtgaatgtgtgtgtggatgtttcccagagatgggttgcagctggaagggcatccgctgtgtaaaaacttgctggataagttggcggttcattccgctgtggcgaccccggattaataaagggactaagccgacaagaaaaatgaatgaatgaacgtagtatgttgaaaagagtacgTACGGTTCCCAGATGCTCTACTTTTCCAAAAGTGTAGAAGCATTCATTCTCTAAATGCTAatactacccacaatacactgtGCATTGGATGTAAATCCAATTAGAATTACAAACTtgggtaaaaagtgtaaaaaaactacaaatatggCGAACGTGCAGGACTGACTCTCAAGTAGAGATGCTTTGGTAATGTTGTTTGATCGACTGTTAATTAATCTCTGGCCAACTggaaaatatataatgtaatgtgtgtgtttatatagcgcatttattgtttattgctATACagccaaagtgcttcacaatcacgaggggggtctcttcacaccaccaccagtgtgcagcatctacttggatgatgccATAGAACAACTGCGCCAATGCGcctaccacacaccagctacagATGGAGcaacctgatctcacgagaaaacgtaagtgttTGAatttcgtacgaatttgtatgttttaaaaaaggagttgtggcacctaaccccacccataaacccaaccgtcattgggggatgagcaaaacgtattaaaatgtataaattagattgtacgaattagctaaatgaaaaagtgacgaattgccgtgagattatgttgggtggagtggagagacagcgatagagccaattcagtgaatggggatgattgggggGCCATGATGGGTAAcggctgatggagggaatttggccaggacactgggaaTACACCTCTACTTTTCACCAGAAGTGCCATGAGATTATTAATCAGCACAGAGGGTCAGGACCTCAGTTAaaggtctcatctgaaagacggcgctcactgacagtatagagtccccttcactatactggggcattaagactcagacagaccgcaggttgagcaccccctgctggcctcactaacaccacttccaacagcaacctagtgctCCCACCCAGCtactgaccagactcagccctgcttagcttcagtgagggGCGGTATGGCTATGGCtgatttaaatcacattttctgtgtttttgatctgcaacaacaatgtgaacttctATAAAGACGTGTTCAGACATTAACTTCTAAATGCAGAATTAACAGAGATTTCACGGTCCACTAATGAAGGAGTAGCCAATACTTActtactcttctgttacacactcaaaagtatgtcATTTTTCTACACAACAAAAGCACATACTTTTAGGACTCAGCATTAGTATGTGAAGTGGGATGCAGCATAATAAATACTGGGCTGTTTTAACTGAACatttggtcaaatatggacacaCCCAACACTGGGTTGtttttttgtccatttaaatctaaattacacaattatgGGTTGGCCCGTAATTGACCCAACATTAGATTACAACAATCcaacagcattttttagagtgtataaaagattttcattcatcaattttcttttcggcttagtccctttattaatccggggttgccacagcagaatgacctgccaacttatccagcatatgttcaatgcagtggatgcccttccagctgcaacccatctctgggaaaataaaagattttactatattatattatacactgtaaattctgtttttatttacttaattattcattcattcattcattttcttgtcggcttagtccctttattaatccggggccgccacagcagaatgagccgccaactattccagcaagttttttacgcagcgaatgcccttccagccgcaacccatctctgggaaacatccacacacacacacacacacacacacacacacacacacacacacacacacacacacacacacacacacactcatacactacggacaatttagcctacccaattcacctgtaccgcatgtgtttggactgtgggggaaaccggagcacccggaggaaacccacgcgaacgcagggagaacatgcaaactccacacagaaacgccaactgagccaagaaccttaaaaaaaaatctggattgtTGTAAGCTAATGTTGGGTCAAATTTGAACAAACCCAACACTGGGTTACATTTtccaataaaatttaaattacacGTTTTAACCCAGTTGTCTGAAattaacccaacactgggttattttttgtccatttaaatttaaagtacacAATTATGGGTTTGCCCAAAATTGACCcaacattacattacaacaacccaacagcattttttagagtgaatAAAAGAtgcatattgtattatattatacactgtaaattctgtttttatttacttaattcattattgaatattatactattaaatttagtttcactctaaaaatgctgggttatcaTACcctaatgttgggtcaaattTGAACAAACCCAACACTGCGTTACATTTTTCcagtttaatttaaatgacactttttaacccagtTGTTGAGCTTGTCTGAAATTAACCCAACACCGCATGATTTTTTTgtccatttacatttaaattacacaattatGGATTTGCCCATAATTGTAGATTGCAACGACCCAACAGCATTTTTGAAGTGTAGAAaagatttatattatattatacactgtaaacactGTTTGTATTTACTTActcaattatttaatattttattattaaatttcgtttcactctaaaaaatgctgggttattgtaccctaatgttgggtcaaatatgaacaaacccaacactgaaatacatttttcaattaaatttaaatgacactttttaacccaattgTTGAGTTTGTCCAAAATTTAcccaacattgttttttatttgtccatttatatttaaattacacaattattATAACGTTGAgttaaatatagacaaacccaacacTGAGTTACATTTTCCAATAACTGACCCAACATTGGGGTGCAACAACCCAGCAGCATTTTTTAGAGAGTACAAaagatttatatttatgttttatattatacacaatttttaaaaacttaattactTAAGGTTATGTTACTTAATTTAGTTTCACTCTAAAAAGTGCTGGGTTGTCATAACCCAATGTTGCGTCAAAGATGAGCGAACCACtgggttatttaaaaattttaagtgtaatttaaatttaattggaaaaaaaaaaaattaactcactgtttgtgtttgtccatTTCTAACCCAattttgggttacaacaacccagcatttttacaatgtagaggctttattttttaagttgttaacttgttgtttttaagttaagttgttagggatagttcatccaaagatttcctcatcatttactcacacacaaatggttaaacaaaataagatattttgaagaatgttggaaaaatgcagccattgacatcaatacaggaacaaaaatactttgaaagtttTCAGGCATTTTTATGAAACTTTCTTCAGCATTTAACAGtggaaagaaacttaaacaggttatGAATAAGTGGAGGATGAGGAAATGACGGAAATTTAATATTTGGCTGAACTTACCTGAATGCTGCTGGGTTGTTGCACCCCAATGTTGGGTCAGTTATTGGAAAATGTAACTCAGTGTtgggtttgtcaatatttgacccaacatcaGGGTACAACAACCCAGAgtttacagtgtataataaaatatcaatCTTTTATATGCAGGTCAGGAAATGATGATGGAATTTTAATATtcgggtgaactgaccctttaagtgaagttgatttctttatttacagtgtatattaataaataatctatcCTAATGCATATTATATACTTGTCATGTTTACCAGCTaacaaaccaccagatgtcgctggtaaaaactcactcatgaaactacaaatctgccagtaaatggacttcaacttcatacatgcttttcgcccacacacctgcttcctcatttagcTTGATTACTTTCGCACACCTGAGAACTTTCAAAGACTGattaacacattatttaagccacacatttactcattcagtttgccgagtctagtttatctgtaaggtgacattacaatgcgttatcctggtcttgttttcccgtgttttgatcttagccctgtttatccttgtcatcctgtttaaccgcctgccttacgacctattgcctgtttaatgactacgattctggattgtctacatatatctgtttgcacctgaattgaccatcgcttgcctgactttgaataaacctgcatttggatcctaccttctgttgtcagtgtcactcctcggcgttacagataaacaagactcggcaaactgaatgagtaaatgtgtggcttaaatagtgtgttaaTCAGTCTTTGAAAGTTCTCAGGTGTGCGAAAGTAATCAAgctaaatgaggaagcaggtgtgtgggcgaagagcatgtatgaagttgaagtccatttactggcagatttgtagtttcatgagtgagtttttaccagcgacatctggtggtttgttcactggtaaacatgacaATACTAGAGTTATATCAGAATGCGTCTTACCGGTTTCACACAATGCAGGTGTGAGACTGCAAACAGgaccaaaataaaccaaaaacaacCTTCAAGGATATTAGTGCCCTCCAAGACCACCACAAAACCTGCATTAATCAAGCTCTGAAACAACAGCACAAACAACAACATTTCAGTTAGTAcactaattgatttatttaattgaattatagTAAGAGTTACTAAGTACATCCTAAAGTTTGTAATTAGTATAGCAGAATACAATGGTAAAATGCAGAACAATCCCGGGGGTTGACAGGTGTGAtgtatggtaatgtaatctgactacttttggattacattaaggttacttttgtgctaacccttATTTCATGTCACATATATTGACATATATTGTGGTCAGTTTATCTAgatcaggcgtgtccaaactacggcccgcgggccatctgcggcccgcaatcagttttgtggcggcccgcgaggctttttataaatatcaatagaatctggcccgcaatacaaaaatgaacataattcaataaataaccaccgggtgtcgctattacatgcattcaattaagcagcagttcttgttatgatctatatatatatctatctgtctgtctgtctgtctttctgtctgtctgtctgtctgtctgtctgtctgtctgtctgtctgtctgtctttctgtctgtctgtctatctatctatctatctatctatctatctatctatctatctatctatctatctatctatctacacacagttgaagtctgaattattagcccctctttgatttatttcttcttttttaaatatttcccaaatgatgtttaacagagcaaggacatttttacagtatgtctgataatattttttcttttgttttatttcggctagaataaaaagtggtttcaatttttttatgaaccattttaaggtcaaaattattagccccttaagtcttcagaacaaaccattgttataaaataacttgcctaattatcttaacttgactagttaacttgattaacctatttaagcctttaaatgtcactttaagctgtatagaagtgtcttaaaaatatctagtcaaatattatttactgtcatcatggcaaagataaaataaatcagttattagaaatgagttactaaaactattatgtttagaaatgtgtggaaaaaaatcttctctccgttaaacataaattggggaaaaaataaacgcgggctaataatttaggggggctaacaattctgacttcaactgtatttatatatatatatatatatatatatatatatatatatatatatatatatatatatatgtgtgtgatgtatgtaaaatttggcccgcgacaacgtttgtttttttgcatctggccctcggcccaaaaagtttggacacccctgatctagacaatataaacaaatgtgtCAATATAATGTCAACATAGACTTTCTACGTGAATTTATGTTCTAACATAATTTGCTCGCTATCTTGTGCTgagagtatttacattttaactgtctgattcatttacagtatttaattgaatcatttaatttcagttggctttttCGATCACTGTCAAAGGCATTCCCCATCactctccctctcttttcagatgggatggcgggcctaATCAAAGGGCCAACTTTGACCAgtaggccctactttgggcatctctgcatgtgtttgtactgtagaggaaaccggagcacccggaggaaatccactcgaacgcagggagaacatgcaaactccacacagaaacgccaactgacccagctgaggcttgaaccagcgaccttcttgctgtgaggcgacagcactacctactgcgccaccacgtcgccgtaatacaacatcatttgcaccaaaaaaaaaataaaaaaagagtattttctctaaagaagttgctACTCCATCCCATTTAAAgtgtcattattattactaatgtGGTTCaagtgatggatctgcgacagagaatctacggttttgggaaacactcatcactacattgttcttttcccaaatgatgcatcaaaCTGATAGTTCAGCCATGAGTTACATGgttttttgggaaacgcacccctgatagTTATAAACATACCTGGTCTTGTTGTCCATTGTACAGCTTCAAGATCAATGGTACAAGTACTAACTCTTTACTTTTCTTTGTTAACGTGGTCACAATAAATATTTtcctctctgttaaacaacaacaacaacaacaaaaacaagatcaaCAAGCAAACAAATGCAATATAACATGATTCAATATTTCACATCTGTATAAGGACACTCACTGTACAGATCAGCAGTGGAGCTCTCATTTCTGTTCTctgaaaaaataattacataaaactttagctcagttttcatttttttgaggCTATTTAACATCCCAATTGTGCTTTGTTTGTATGTAACAAGTAATtccttaaatatacagtatattatatagcTAGGCTATACACTAAACTATGGAAGC
The genomic region above belongs to Danio rerio strain Tuebingen ecotype United States chromosome 21, GRCz12tu, whole genome shotgun sequence and contains:
- the LOC141379941 gene encoding uncharacterized protein isoform X1, giving the protein MSRINTLKHLILLSLIALNQTSNEHENRNESSTADLYKRKIFIVTTLTKKSKELVLVPLILKLYNGQQDQSLINAGFVVVLEGTNILEGCFWFILVLFAVSHLHCVKPRWVAAGRASTALNICWISWQVILLWQPRINKGTKPKRKLMNENLLYTLKNAVGLL
- the LOC141379941 gene encoding uncharacterized protein isoform X4 codes for the protein MSRINTLKHLILLSLIALNQTSNEHENRNESSTADLYKRKIFIVTTLTKKSKELVLVPLILKLYNGQQDQLFKRCVRGNTWSTYVEMLELQRRR
- the LOC141379941 gene encoding uncharacterized protein isoform X5: MIQLHAKENRNESSTADLYKRKIFIVTTLTKKSKELVLVPLILKLYNGQQDQLFKRCVRGNTWSTYVEMLELQRRR
- the LOC141379941 gene encoding uncharacterized protein isoform X3, whose translation is MIQLHAKENRNESSTADLYKRKIFIVTTLTKKSKELVLVPLILKLYNGQQDQSLINAGFVVVLEGTNILEGCFWFILVLFAVSHLHCVKPLFKRCVRGNTWSTYVEMLELQRRR
- the LOC141379941 gene encoding uncharacterized protein isoform X2: MSRINTLKHLILLSLIALNQTSNEHENRNESSTADLYKRKIFIVTTLTKKSKELVLVPLILKLYNGQQDQSLINAGFVVVLEGTNILEGCFWFILVLFAVSHLHCVKPLFKRCVRGNTWSTYVEMLELQRRR